TCCTGATGAATCTCACGGGGGAACGAAGTCGAGAGGATCGAGGATGAAATGTGCCAGATGGAGCCGCTACAGACGTCTGTTCTTCTGCATAATCCATCACAGCGGTTAAACAGGCGAGAAAGCTCACATTCACTCTGTTTGGCGCCATTAGCTCCTCCGGTTATTGTTCTGCACGATTCTAGCTTTATGGACCTGCAGGAGAATGACAGAAAGATTCAGAATGAGAGACTAGCAGGAAATCTGGAGTGATTGGTGAAGCACCGAGATGGAGGAAAACCAAGGTCAGGGAAATATTGGCTCGTCTGCTTGGCGGATGGAAACCGTGGTTCTTCCCAAATTTTaggaaagcattttttttctgccGTATAAGCAAGTATCATTTTCAGCTGGCCAAAATTTTAGTGCTTAGAAGAATAATTGTCGCTTAATTAAGTAGTTACATTTGGCATGTGGCCTCCAAAAATGGGCTCCACTAACAGAGTACCACAGTATTACCTTGTTTTACTCCACACAGGGGTGGAATATGTCTGATAAAAGACCTTAGAGtagaacaaaactgaaaaatggagaaattatgacttttattcagcaaggatgcatttaaatggatcaaaaagtagcagtaaagacttttatgatgttacaaaagatttccatttcaaataaatgctgtttttttgagcttcctattcatcaaataatcctgaaaaataaaatgttttcaacacctataataatcagaaatgtttcttgagcagcaaatcggcaaatttatttctgaagggtcatgtgaccctgaaaactgcagtaatgatgctaaaaaattacagaaataaattatattttacaatatatttacatagagaacagtaattttaaatcgcaactagataaaaaaaaaagttcatcgaGACAAACTTTGAAGCTGACTTGAGAAAGccagaccagaaagtttgagaagttttaaaaagtttgacaattttcagtctgaaatagattgacgtttaaagtagttttaaagcttaaagcttaaatattttgaaggcaatacagtctgtcagatagatcacgttgttagcattttactagcatgattagcaagttactagcatgttggtagcacgTTTCTAACAAGATTAGCATtttagtagcatgttgttaacatgtaagcatgattaacatgtagttatcatgtttatagcatgattagcatgttgctagcatgtttataacatgtatctagcatgattaacaagttactagcacggtgctagcatattactaacatgATTTACGTGTTACTAACGTGTTGCTAGcatcattagcatgttgttaacttttctagaatgattagcatcTTGTTAGtatgcttctagcatgattagcaagttactaacatgttgctagcctgttattaacatgatttgcatgttactaacatgtttctagcatgttgttagcatgttgctatcatgattaacatgtcactagcatgttgttggcTCGTTTTTgggatgattagcaagttgctaacgtTTCTAGAATGAtcagcatgttagcatgtttctagcatgttcaacaggttactagcatattactaacatgATTGACATGTTACTaacgtgttgttagcatgattagcttgtcaCCAGtatgttgctatcatgattagcatgttgctggcatgtttttagcatggtgattagcaagttactaacgtgttgctagcatgtttctagaatgatcagcatgtcgttagcatgcctctagcatgattagaatttggttagcatgttttaagaatgattaacatgttgctagcatgttttaatgtGATTAGCATATTTATAGCATGAATAGCATgtatctagcatgattagcaagttactagcatggtgctagcatattactaacatgATTTACATGTTACTAACgtgttggtagcatgattagcatgttaacttttctagaatgattagcatgttgttagtatgcttctagcatgattagcaagttactagcatgttgctagcatgttattaacatgatttgcatgttactaacatgtttctagcatgttgttagcatgttgctatcatgattaacatgtcactagcatgttgttggcTCGTTTTTgggatgattagcaagttgctaacgtTTCTAGAATGAtcagcatgttagcatgtttctagcatgttcaacaggttactagcatattactaacatgATTGACATGTTACTaacgtgttgttagcatgattagcttgtcaCCAGtatgttgctatcatgattagcatgttgctggcatgtttttagcatggtgattagcaagttactaacgtgttgctagcatgtttctagaatgatcagcatgtcgttagcatgcctctagcatgattagaatttggttagcatgttttaagaatgattaacatgttgctagcatgttttaatgtGATTAGCATATTTATAGCATGAATAGCATGTATCTAGCATGATTATgactagtatgattagcaagttactagcatggtgctagcatattactaacatgATTTACATGTTACTAACgtgttggtagcatgattagcatgttaacttttctagaatgattaacaagttactagcatgttttaatgtGATTAGCATATTgatagcatattgttagcatgatttagcacattgctagcaagTTTTAGCACATTGACACCACATGATTACGCTTATcttcaagttactagcatgttgctagcatgttactaacatgatttgcatgttactaacgtgttgttagcatgattagctagtcattagtatgttgctatcatgattagcatgtttctagcatcattagcaagttactaacatgttactaacatgatccACGTTACTAACGTGTTGCTAgaatattgctagcatgtttccagaATGAtcagcatgtcgttagcatgcttctagcatgattagaattttgttagcatgttttaagaatgattagcatgttgctagcatgcttctaacatgattaagaagctactagcatgttgctaacttgtttaacaagttactaacatgtttttaacacgattagcatATTGATAGcatatttttagcatgttttaacaagtTAACAccacatgattatcatgttgctagcttgaATTAGTGTATTGATAGCATGTCTTCAGCTAGTTGCTAGGCTTggtctatgtatatatatatatatatatataaatgttccTTTTTCtacattacaggaataaattacataaattcaCACAGAGAACaggtaataaatgtaaaattaaacgTTATTAAACTATTCAAAATGcaattatatattacaaaattactgtttttcaaACGTTCTCGTGATTCATAGTTAATAGCAGatgttttaggtttttttcACGAGACGAACAACAAATATTTGACATCTTTTGACTGTGACAGAGTCCAAAAATACTTTTCATAAACCTCACATGCCTCCTGGGTAATAAAACACACGGCCAAACTTAAACAAACACTTCTACTGTCTGGAATACTGTATGAATAATGGCGATGTAACGTTAGATCATAAATATTCTGCATGACTGTTCAGTCATCGATCAATCCACACAAGCCGTACGAACAGCAAAATCCAGGTCTGTTTATTCTGACGTGATTTCTACTTCATTTCTCTTCCGTTTTTCAGGCTTCAGCAGGCTGTGCGAGATTCAATTTGTCCAACAAACATGCTTGTGTTGCCATCCAGTGGATGATGGATGATCTACATTTGGAAACTACTGCACTACTGCACTGAGTCTTAGTGAGGTATAGTGTACAACGAGGTAGATGTTTTCAGCCATAACTCAAGATTGATGTCCAAATTAAGtattaagtaatatataaaCCTTTAGGATAAATTAAAACGGACCATAAATGAGTATCCGCCATGTTTTTAACTTAAGAGAGGACGCGGCCACTTGTAACAATCAATCTCTTCAGTTGTTTTACTTGTACAAAAACAGTCCGTTTTGCCGCTTTATattgcaaattgtttttttgtcatcatactattttaattaattatcatAGTAATCATAAACACAGTTTGTAGTGCAAATGGTTTTGCAGTTGCTGCACTTTATGCTTTTAGTCACTTACAGCGGCTaataaaccggaagtctcgcacatCACAGAAAATAACGTACTTCCACGTTGCAAAATAAAGTGGATAGAGCTGAAAAATGAATGTAGAACAGCTCTGATCATTTGATTAGGaaagttttaagtttatattgCGATCTCTGATTGCTAATTGCAGATCCtgagaaaatctgagcatagtTTGAGACCGAGCATTGTCTTTTTCTCAGGAGAAACAAAAAGCTCTcattttttaagtgttattttttattaattaattaacataagCACTGAAATTGTTCATATATGGGCCGTTCTACAGAACTGGTCCAAAatcagagttggaaacgtcttgaaaaaaatgtctttttcagaaaaaaaaaaaaaaatgtgtatattggtacacatttctagtaattgtgcagttaattcttatattgttttttcagaaagttttgtaatatttgtcctcttcctaaatttgtcactaccgaaacacagtagtaataatttaattagaagggttatattgacctattaagattttgcttacatctacattgtaaatatatatttttgctattttattattttttcagaggtaaattaattattaacaattgcatttttaacagtatttcaaTTGTAATTCATGAGATCTGTTTTTTggatccaatttttttttttgtaaaaggcaaaaagttgatcatactgatttcaaagttaatgATTCGTTAGTTTGAATATgcattgaaccaaaaactatcataacatcttagttgataaatcagtacactttatttttgacaaaacatcacGTTTtagtagtgacagtaatgctttggtagtgaccacatcacatcacattacagaattttaacctacatactaaaaaaaaaaaaaaaaaaaaaaaaaaaaaattgcatagctctacaaaaattttgtttttagtagAGCTAAATATTTCCGGATCATAAATGTATGgatgtagttaaaatcagtctcagccaatgaacattaaaacatatattgttttgtttttttaacataaagtttcagaatttacaaaaaaaaaaaaaaaaaaaaaaaattaaaaagtaaataactttttttttttcaagaatcaaaaagatacttttaaaaacaacaatggagaaaaaaaatacaaaaattatttcaatatcattttcataaactgaaatttaggggttatgcttcgggacagccacctcccaattaaaagtacccaataaatgctgattttatatatattaagcgtactaatattttaaatatttgaccctggaccacaaaaccagtcgtaagtagcacaggtatatttgtagcaatagccaacaatgcattgtatggctcaaaattatcgatttgtcttttatgccacaaatcattagaataataagtaaagatcatgttccatgaagatattttgtaaatttcctactgtaaatatatcaaaagttaatttttgattagtaatatgcattgctaagaacttcatttggacaacattaaacgcgattttcacaatattttgatttttggcaccctcagattccagattttcaaatagttgtatttccaaaaactgacccttatgactggttttgtggtctagggacacatattattgtgggtttcaatagataatagaaagATCTTAGTAAATATCTaaaatttgaatacttaaatgctttttaaatgcgttttttggttgtgggacagcagtttgcaccagttctgtagaatggcccatatataaaatgaaatggtTTATGTCATCTTCAAGTTGTCTGTTTTCTTTTAGTCACAGTGCagaacaggtctataccttgttcttttatGTCTCTACATGAACGCGCGTCTACAATTTCTCCTCCGCGAACGCGGGCGGGATCGCGGAGTCCTTTCTTAAAAACAGATTTACTCTATAGCGCAGAATACCACGGAATACGTCAAttattgaatgaataaatcaaaattgggtctgtcacttaattcgaatcgcgatatggactaatatctataaatattaaaacgcaaaaagacggtttagatataaatcctgcatgttccgcTTGGCTCTGTATAAATGGCGTAAACAGTTTGTTTATtacacaaatactgaagcacaAATGAGGCTCGCGGTGATTTTCGGCCTCtgcgtctcattatatgacgacatgaacacatctccagagctgctgtgagaaTAAAAGTACGGATTAACGCATAATAGACATATTTACTCTTCTATTACTTTTGGGCagtataatgtatgtatttatatgtttatatttctggccattttaaataaaacaaatgataaaaataaatattacaaccagattaaccacgtaattgtagaaaaaaaaaaaaaaaaaaaataatattcacacaaattttcttccatgtattaattttaacataaacctctgtttgtttgccaaaaaattaaagggtttaattttcgtttgattaaaaagaaaatgtttgatGCCTTTTTTTGATTAGCAGAAAAATgataatctgaaaaaaaaaaaaaaagaaagtcggCGCCGAATACCCTGGTGGTTAGCGCATCGACATATAGCGCTAGTATGCTGtgggcgacccgagttcgaatcccggctcatggacctttcccgatcacACCCACTTCTCTCtttcccacttcgcttcctgtcaaaACTACACTGTCCTTtctaaatctttaaaaaaaaataaaggaaaaaatgatTGTAGGGCCATATTGTTGAAATTGAGAGTTTTGGACTCTTTTtcactgtaataaatgtttttgttattatacagaAAGTATAAAAAGCTGTGAACCTAGGGGAAACAGTGCAGTGTGTTGTTAACTGATTATGCATTTACATTCTTCACCCTCTGAATCCACAAACTCAGTGGTCCAACATCTGTGTGGTGAACGGATGAACAAATGAAGGAAGTTTTtggaaattgcaagaaaataaaGGACCTCAAGTGTTTCATTTAACCCAGGTGAGTTTATTTCACACATGTCTGGTGTTAGTTTCATGTGGCTGGTCGTGGTGAGTTTTGGTGTGTTGGATCTTCTGTGGTTTCCCCGCTGTCGTCTTCAACACCGCTGGACGAGCGCTGACTCCGTCCTGACGTCCCTCCAGAGAACTTCACACGCTTTGTAGATTTCTGTGACCGAGAAAAGAGTGTTTTTCCCAAAAAAGctgtaaaattcacatttattgcTCTAATAAATAACACAGAAACTTTAAAGTCATGATGAAACCGAAGTAGCGACTGATTTTTCCATATTGTGATGCACGTAAAAAAAAGTTGGGCGGAGACTTGATTCTATCTGCCGAATGTTGATTGGATGTTGAGGTGTGGGCGTGGCAGTCAAAAATGGAGGCGGATCTGAGCCTTCAGTagatacttttttaaaagtgaattAGTATCATACCTGTTTATTGCTCACTCCTCGTGGATAGCGTGCGATGTCGTCTCTCATTCGCTCCACTTTTTCCCAGTCTTCTTCCCAGAGTTCCCTTCTGTAGTTGGATTTCTGCGTCGTGATTCGCTGGTAGATCGCCTGGTTTTCGTGAGTCACCTGAATAAGCTTCTGCCTCCTTTTCTCAGCGTTCAGACTGTAAAACACGTTATTGATATTGAATTTtaggttaattttattttaaggttatgAATTTAaggttattatcattatttaaaactaaaactattaaaaacattctattt
The sequence above is drawn from the Labeo rohita strain BAU-BD-2019 chromosome 25, IGBB_LRoh.1.0, whole genome shotgun sequence genome and encodes:
- the si:ch211-284k5.2 gene encoding uncharacterized protein si:ch211-284k5.2 codes for the protein MHKSYQPLKPATNKYLQQRWDQTRYEDHRSKVREAKPVVTTKGIQTPAHIQHKLKKVQAQEERMSIIERDNHFLASRLVAISRSNGLVDHRNHYPECSLNAEKRRQKLIQVTHENQAIYQRITTQKSNYRRELWEEDWEKVERMRDDIARYPRGVSNKQKSTKRVKFSGGTSGRSQRSSSGVEDDSGETTEDPTHQNSPRPAT